Proteins encoded together in one Bacteroides ovatus window:
- a CDS encoding SusC/RagA family TonB-linked outer membrane protein, translating into MKNVIQSILGTFFFASLAVPVWSLPTDGMAASLREASVESTLEVQQQKGVRVTGMVTDKDKNPLPGVTIVVANVANPSGAVTDVDGLFQITVPAKNSTLEFSYIGFKKKSVSLNGSKLLNVVLEEDASELEEVVITGYGSQKKASIIGSIETIQPQQLQFGTSRTLSNNLAGKLSGVIAIQRSGEPGYDDSNFWIRGISSFSGSNSPLILVDGIARDLNNVDVAEIESFSILKDASASAMYGVRGANGVIVITTKHGQIGAPQVRVHVEHSINQPTKFPDFLDAPDYMTLLNQLAAQDGAILPFDQTRIDRTRSGYDPDLYPNVNWIDAITKDYAYTTKGNLEVSGGSDFLRYCIVASYFNESGILQQDKTLPVDNSTDNNQFNMRSNIDMNVTKTTLMRVNIGGFLNRFRKQRCSTDQAFSEAFETLPFVHPARYSDGSIPREMNRANPWRTATQGGYDFTTSSKIQTLFSVEQDLRQITPGLKAKGIFSFDRWNSSRRSRTSNTPTVHPATGRDAEGNLVYTSYDVGDESMGSETGTEYGNTNVYFEFNLNYSRKFGKNDIDALLLYNQQAYDDGSIQDYRKQGFAGRLSYTYDSRYVAEFNFGYNGSENFAKGHRFGFFPSVALGWLMSEEPWMEPLKNTFDKIKFRASMGQAGNDNIGGRRFAYLTTLKTDASGYTWGTTGQKNYDKGITEGEIGVTNLTWETATKSNLGLEVGLWNALDITVDVFREKRKNIFMQRRIIPTQTGFITNPWANYGKVTNGGMEVSINLHKQLNKDWFTSFYGNFTFAKNRVDEYDEAPSKIGTYRGQTGRSMNELWGLTAERLFTADDFESDGSLKFGIPKQEVGADKLYPGDIKYVDMNGDGKITEEDEGYIGGTEDPRIVYGFGGVIAYKNIDFNFFFQGTADAHRVIGNSTIFLPGSGTTVQGNAYSENLDDRWTDDNQDPYAFWPRLTYGPNKNNYRASTWWKKDMSFLRLKTVEIGYTFPKKWMEKIYSKGARVFVSGNNLLCFSPFKLWDPELGTNNGLKYPMNRSILFGIDINF; encoded by the coding sequence ATGAAAAATGTAATTCAAAGCATTTTGGGAACATTCTTTTTTGCTTCTCTAGCTGTCCCGGTTTGGAGTTTGCCAACTGATGGTATGGCTGCATCTTTGCGGGAAGCTTCCGTAGAGAGTACTTTGGAAGTGCAACAGCAGAAAGGAGTTCGTGTAACGGGAATGGTTACTGATAAGGATAAGAATCCATTGCCGGGAGTAACGATTGTTGTAGCTAATGTTGCAAACCCTTCGGGGGCAGTGACAGATGTTGACGGTTTGTTTCAAATAACCGTTCCGGCCAAAAATTCTACATTGGAGTTTTCTTATATTGGATTTAAGAAGAAATCTGTTTCGTTAAATGGATCGAAGTTACTCAATGTAGTTCTGGAGGAAGACGCTTCGGAGTTGGAGGAAGTTGTAATTACCGGTTATGGTAGCCAGAAGAAAGCGTCTATCATCGGTTCTATTGAGACGATTCAACCACAGCAACTGCAATTTGGTACAAGTCGTACATTAAGTAACAACTTAGCGGGTAAGTTAAGTGGTGTAATTGCTATTCAGCGTAGTGGTGAACCGGGGTATGATGATTCTAACTTCTGGATTCGTGGTATTAGTTCTTTTTCGGGCAGTAATTCTCCATTGATCTTGGTGGATGGTATTGCACGAGATCTTAATAACGTAGATGTAGCCGAGATTGAAAGTTTTTCTATTTTGAAAGATGCGTCGGCTAGTGCCATGTATGGTGTACGTGGTGCTAATGGTGTAATCGTCATCACAACGAAACACGGTCAAATTGGTGCACCCCAGGTAAGAGTACACGTAGAACATTCTATTAATCAACCTACCAAATTCCCAGATTTTTTGGATGCACCGGATTATATGACGTTACTCAACCAACTGGCTGCACAGGATGGAGCGATATTACCTTTTGATCAAACGCGTATTGATCGTACCCGTAGCGGATATGATCCCGATCTTTATCCGAACGTAAACTGGATTGATGCAATTACAAAAGATTATGCTTACACAACCAAAGGTAATTTGGAGGTAAGTGGTGGTTCTGATTTCTTGCGTTACTGTATCGTAGCTTCATATTTTAATGAGTCGGGTATTCTGCAACAAGATAAAACATTGCCGGTAGATAATTCTACGGACAATAATCAGTTCAATATGCGTTCGAATATTGATATGAACGTAACCAAAACTACCTTGATGCGTGTAAATATTGGTGGTTTTCTGAATCGTTTCAGGAAACAACGTTGCAGCACAGACCAAGCTTTTTCCGAAGCTTTCGAGACTTTACCTTTTGTGCACCCGGCACGTTATAGCGACGGTTCCATTCCTCGTGAAATGAATAGAGCTAACCCGTGGAGGACTGCGACGCAGGGAGGGTATGACTTCACTACCTCGTCCAAGATTCAGACTTTATTTTCTGTAGAACAAGACTTGAGACAGATTACGCCGGGATTGAAAGCTAAAGGTATCTTCAGTTTCGACCGTTGGAACAGTAGCAGGAGGTCGCGTACCAGCAATACTCCTACCGTACATCCGGCGACAGGGCGTGATGCAGAAGGTAATTTGGTGTATACGTCGTATGATGTGGGCGATGAATCAATGGGTAGTGAAACCGGCACTGAATATGGTAATACCAATGTTTATTTTGAGTTTAACTTGAATTATAGCCGTAAGTTCGGAAAGAACGATATTGATGCTTTGCTTCTTTATAATCAACAGGCTTATGACGACGGTTCTATTCAGGATTATCGTAAACAAGGGTTTGCAGGACGTTTGTCTTATACATACGATAGCCGTTATGTAGCTGAATTCAACTTCGGTTATAATGGTTCGGAAAATTTCGCCAAAGGTCATCGTTTCGGTTTCTTTCCTTCCGTAGCATTAGGTTGGTTGATGAGTGAAGAACCGTGGATGGAGCCTTTGAAAAACACTTTTGATAAGATTAAATTCCGTGCTAGTATGGGACAAGCAGGTAACGATAATATTGGTGGTCGTCGTTTTGCTTATTTGACTACACTAAAAACAGATGCCAGCGGATATACTTGGGGGACTACAGGACAAAAGAACTACGATAAAGGTATTACAGAAGGCGAGATTGGTGTGACAAATCTGACTTGGGAAACAGCTACTAAATCAAATCTTGGTCTGGAAGTTGGTTTGTGGAACGCGTTGGATATTACAGTAGATGTTTTCCGTGAAAAACGTAAGAATATCTTTATGCAACGTCGTATTATTCCTACACAAACAGGTTTTATCACAAATCCTTGGGCTAACTATGGAAAAGTAACGAATGGCGGTATGGAGGTTTCGATTAATTTGCACAAGCAACTTAATAAAGACTGGTTTACATCTTTCTATGGGAATTTTACTTTTGCCAAGAATCGTGTAGACGAGTATGACGAGGCTCCTTCTAAAATTGGTACTTATCGCGGACAGACAGGGCGCTCTATGAATGAACTTTGGGGGCTTACCGCTGAACGTTTGTTCACTGCAGACGATTTTGAGTCTGATGGTTCATTGAAATTCGGTATTCCAAAACAAGAGGTGGGTGCTGACAAACTTTATCCGGGTGACATTAAATATGTTGATATGAATGGAGACGGTAAAATTACTGAAGAAGACGAAGGTTATATTGGCGGAACGGAAGATCCGCGTATCGTTTACGGTTTTGGCGGTGTTATAGCTTATAAGAACATAGATTTTAATTTCTTCTTTCAAGGTACTGCCGACGCTCATCGTGTGATTGGTAATTCAACCATCTTCTTGCCAGGTAGTGGTACAACTGTGCAGGGGAATGCTTATTCTGAAAATCTGGATGATCGTTGGACGGATGATAATCAAGATCCGTATGCTTTTTGGCCTCGCCTTACATATGGTCCTAACAAGAACAACTATCGTGCTTCTACTTGGTGGAAGAAGGATATGAGTTTCTTACGTTTGAAAACTGTAGAAATCGGATATACTTTCCCGAAGAAATGGATGGAAAAAATTTACTCTAAGGGGGCGCGCGTATTTGTCAGCGGTAACAACCTCTTATGTTTCTCTCCTTTCAAATTGTGGGATCCGGAACTTGGTACTAATAATGGTTTGAAATATCCGATGAACCGTTCTATTTTGTTTGGTATTGATATTAATTTCTAA
- a CDS encoding GH92 family glycosyl hydrolase, with product MNKKKLLSLGGALLLGTYFLFAQKQPVDYVNPLMGTDSKISLSNGNTYPAIALPWGMNFWMPQTGKMGDGWAYTYASDKIRGFKQTHQPSPWINDYGQFSIMPMTGRLRIDQEQRACWFSHKAEKATPYYYSVYLSEYNLTTEIAPTERCAYFRFTFPETKDAYIVIDAFDRGSYVKVIPEENKIVGYTTRNSGGVPRNFKNYFVIEFDKPFTFNKVWADYHTVEKHLELQSNHVGAAIGFSTKKGEQVHAKVASSFISPEQAELNLKEIGKKTFEQTKEAGRKAWNDVLGRIKIEDNDENRMRTFYSCLYRSVLFPRMFYEVNAQGETVHYSPYNGEVRPGYMFTDTGFWDTFRCLFPFVNLVYPSMGEKMQEGLLNTYQESGFFPEWASPGHRGCMVGNNSASVVADAFMKNVTKADAEKMYEGLLKGANSVHPRVSTTGRRGYEYYNKMGYVPYDVKINESAARTLEYAYDDWCIYRMGEKLGRPAEELEVYKKRSQNYRNLFDPETKLMRGKNADGTFQSPFNPFKWGDAFTEGNSWHYTWSVFHDVQGLVDLMGGKKMFVSMLDSVFSLPPVFDDSYYGGVIHEIREMEIANMGNYAHGNQPIQHMIYLYNYAGEPWKAQYWLREVMTRLYFATPDGYCGDEDNGQTSAWYVFTALGFYPVCPGSNEYVLGAPYFKKTTITLENGKKLEISAPKNSDENRYIRSLNYNGKNYTKNYLNHFDLLKGGRLLFNMDNKPNMGRGVNESDYPYSFSRD from the coding sequence ATGAATAAAAAGAAACTCTTGTCTCTCGGAGGTGCCCTGTTATTGGGCACTTATTTCCTTTTCGCGCAGAAACAACCTGTCGACTACGTGAATCCTTTGATGGGAACCGACTCTAAAATCTCGTTATCCAATGGGAATACATATCCTGCTATCGCATTGCCGTGGGGGATGAATTTCTGGATGCCGCAGACTGGCAAAATGGGTGATGGCTGGGCATATACTTACGCTTCGGATAAAATCCGTGGCTTCAAGCAAACCCACCAGCCTAGTCCCTGGATCAATGACTACGGACAGTTTTCAATCATGCCAATGACGGGACGATTGAGAATTGATCAGGAGCAGCGTGCCTGCTGGTTCTCGCATAAGGCAGAGAAGGCAACTCCTTATTATTATAGTGTTTATTTGTCAGAATATAATCTGACAACGGAAATTGCTCCGACAGAACGTTGTGCTTATTTCCGGTTCACTTTTCCCGAAACGAAAGATGCGTATATCGTGATAGATGCTTTTGATCGCGGTTCGTATGTGAAGGTGATCCCCGAAGAAAACAAAATCGTGGGATATACGACACGCAACAGCGGCGGCGTTCCACGGAACTTTAAGAACTATTTCGTGATAGAGTTCGACAAACCTTTCACGTTCAATAAAGTCTGGGCAGACTATCATACGGTAGAAAAACATCTGGAGTTGCAGTCCAATCATGTGGGAGCAGCTATCGGTTTTTCCACGAAGAAAGGCGAACAGGTGCATGCCAAGGTCGCTTCCTCGTTCATCAGCCCCGAACAGGCAGAACTGAACTTGAAGGAAATCGGCAAGAAAACCTTCGAGCAGACGAAGGAAGCAGGGCGTAAGGCTTGGAACGACGTGCTGGGACGCATCAAGATAGAAGACAATGATGAAAACCGTATGCGTACATTCTACTCCTGTCTGTATCGTTCCGTGCTTTTCCCCCGTATGTTCTATGAAGTAAATGCGCAGGGCGAAACAGTTCATTACAGTCCTTACAACGGCGAAGTCCGTCCGGGCTATATGTTTACCGATACCGGATTCTGGGATACCTTCCGTTGCCTGTTTCCGTTTGTGAACCTTGTATATCCTTCCATGGGAGAAAAAATGCAGGAAGGTTTGTTGAATACTTATCAGGAAAGCGGCTTTTTTCCCGAATGGGCTAGTCCGGGACACAGAGGGTGTATGGTTGGCAACAACTCTGCTTCAGTAGTGGCGGATGCCTTTATGAAGAATGTAACCAAAGCGGATGCAGAAAAAATGTACGAAGGCTTACTGAAAGGTGCCAACAGTGTACATCCGCGAGTTTCCACTACCGGACGTCGTGGATATGAATATTATAATAAAATGGGTTACGTACCATACGATGTAAAGATCAATGAGAGTGCTGCACGTACGCTGGAATATGCTTATGATGACTGGTGTATCTATCGTATGGGCGAGAAACTGGGACGTCCTGCCGAGGAACTGGAAGTTTATAAAAAAAGAAGTCAGAACTATCGCAACCTGTTTGACCCGGAAACGAAACTGATGCGTGGAAAGAATGCCGACGGTACGTTCCAGTCTCCTTTCAATCCGTTTAAATGGGGAGATGCCTTTACCGAAGGAAATAGCTGGCACTATACCTGGTCGGTGTTCCATGACGTACAAGGACTGGTCGACCTGATGGGCGGTAAGAAGATGTTTGTCAGTATGCTCGATTCCGTATTCAGCCTTCCACCGGTATTCGACGACAGTTACTACGGTGGAGTCATTCATGAAATCCGCGAAATGGAAATTGCCAATATGGGGAATTACGCGCATGGTAATCAACCTATCCAACACATGATTTACCTGTATAATTATGCCGGCGAACCCTGGAAAGCACAATACTGGTTGCGTGAGGTGATGACCCGCCTGTACTTTGCTACCCCGGATGGCTATTGTGGTGATGAGGATAACGGACAGACCTCCGCCTGGTATGTCTTTACGGCCTTAGGCTTCTATCCGGTATGTCCGGGCAGCAATGAATATGTGCTGGGAGCTCCCTATTTCAAAAAGACAACTATTACATTGGAAAACGGGAAGAAGCTGGAAATCTCTGCTCCCAAGAACAGTGATGAAAACCGTTATATCCGTTCATTGAACTATAATGGCAAGAACTATACGAAGAACTATTTGAACCATTTTGATTTATTAAAGGGCGGGCGACTGCTATTTAATATGGATAATAAACCCAATATGGGAAGAGGTGTGAATGAATCAGATTATCCGTATTCTTTCTCTCGCGACTAA
- a CDS encoding RagB/SusD family nutrient uptake outer membrane protein — MRHLNFSKYMVAGLMAASLLTTNTSCADYLDKEPDTELDIEMVFSNRDKVYQWLAFVYNTIHEPDKWRIWKDGYEVFADDLTPSKRWEQWDGKTTIPKIFGEWTVNSTWDGDFWRMMPQYIRHGYIFQQRAYALPDSDLPQSEIDNMKMEVKFLTAYAWWQLAENYGAIPFKPDYITPSDFTLSDLMIGQSPFDEVVDYCDQQMLEAANALPAIYDDPSKYGRINKIMALTVRSRMLLFAASPLVNGNEWYKDYRNKAGELVFNPTYDPNKWVKAAEACKLCIDEAEKAGYKLYVETGPTGENDPFMSTYNVHIKKWSEGNREITFPVTKGNGYFDFFLYGASTREFSGGGGQGVYQGLVDAFFTRRGLPILEDESYSEKGFSENVDKRNTSWSYGTGKEGEITAAGIYKMYCNREPRFYNAVSFHGSWQECAKRPYDFFYNGKDNIRTSSPHDAPQNGYLVRKSLCMTDNKKTGVYTSRQGFTYRLAFTYLDYAEANNEAYDTSAARELCLKYLNKVRERAGVRQYTFDAVSDLDENFIHIENTQAAVRKVVKAERRVELCLENNRWYDLRRWKDVENTPEMIGDDYGMNSEGTTNETFFKRTVYQTRVWKRCYYWMPVFIDEYEKNPNLVQTPFWLE; from the coding sequence ATGAGACATCTCAATTTTTCAAAATATATGGTAGCGGGTCTTATGGCGGCTTCGCTGCTTACGACAAATACTTCGTGTGCAGATTATCTTGATAAAGAACCTGACACGGAACTGGACATCGAAATGGTGTTTTCCAATAGAGATAAGGTGTATCAATGGTTGGCTTTTGTGTACAACACAATTCATGAGCCTGATAAATGGCGTATCTGGAAAGATGGTTACGAAGTGTTTGCTGATGACCTGACTCCTTCAAAGCGCTGGGAGCAATGGGATGGTAAAACCACCATTCCTAAAATCTTTGGTGAATGGACTGTCAATTCGACATGGGATGGCGATTTTTGGCGTATGATGCCGCAATATATCCGTCACGGATATATTTTTCAACAACGTGCCTATGCTTTGCCGGATAGTGATTTGCCACAGAGTGAAATAGATAATATGAAGATGGAAGTTAAGTTCCTAACTGCTTATGCTTGGTGGCAGTTGGCTGAAAACTATGGTGCTATTCCTTTTAAACCGGATTATATCACCCCTAGTGATTTCACCTTGTCTGATTTGATGATTGGACAAAGTCCTTTTGATGAAGTAGTAGATTATTGTGATCAACAAATGTTGGAGGCCGCAAATGCACTGCCTGCTATCTACGATGATCCTTCTAAATATGGTCGTATCAATAAGATTATGGCACTGACTGTTCGTTCTCGTATGTTATTGTTTGCTGCTAGCCCTCTGGTTAATGGTAATGAATGGTACAAAGATTATCGTAATAAAGCGGGGGAACTGGTATTCAATCCGACTTACGATCCCAACAAATGGGTAAAAGCAGCCGAGGCTTGCAAGCTTTGTATTGATGAAGCGGAAAAAGCAGGATACAAACTGTATGTTGAAACAGGTCCTACCGGTGAGAACGATCCATTCATGTCTACCTATAATGTCCATATCAAGAAATGGAGTGAAGGAAACCGAGAAATTACTTTCCCGGTAACAAAAGGAAACGGTTACTTTGATTTTTTCCTTTATGGAGCTTCCACACGTGAATTCAGTGGCGGTGGTGGTCAAGGAGTCTATCAAGGATTGGTTGATGCATTTTTCACAAGAAGGGGATTACCTATTCTTGAGGATGAATCTTATTCAGAAAAGGGATTCTCGGAAAATGTAGATAAACGTAATACTAGCTGGTCTTATGGTACCGGTAAAGAGGGAGAAATAACTGCTGCCGGAATCTATAAGATGTATTGCAACCGCGAACCTCGTTTTTATAATGCTGTTTCTTTCCATGGATCTTGGCAAGAATGTGCGAAGCGTCCGTATGACTTCTTCTACAACGGAAAAGACAATATTCGTACCAGCTCGCCTCATGATGCTCCTCAAAATGGTTATTTGGTTCGTAAGAGTCTTTGTATGACCGATAACAAAAAAACAGGTGTATATACTAGTCGTCAAGGTTTCACTTATCGGTTGGCTTTCACTTATTTGGATTATGCCGAAGCTAATAATGAGGCCTATGATACAAGTGCTGCCCGTGAATTGTGCTTAAAATATTTAAATAAGGTAAGAGAACGGGCAGGTGTGCGTCAGTACACATTTGACGCTGTCTCTGACTTGGATGAGAATTTTATACATATAGAGAACACGCAAGCAGCTGTGCGTAAAGTTGTCAAAGCTGAACGTCGTGTAGAACTTTGTTTGGAGAACAATCGCTGGTACGATCTTCGTCGTTGGAAAGATGTGGAAAATACACCGGAAATGATTGGTGATGATTATGGTATGAATTCAGAGGGAACTACCAATGAGACTTTCTTCAAACGTACCGTTTATCAGACTCGTGTATGGAAAAGATGTTACTATTGGATGCCAGTCTTTATTGATGAATATGAGAAGAACCCGAATTTGGTGCAAACTCCGTTCTGGCTCGAATAG
- a CDS encoding SusE domain-containing protein, whose product MKKIFYQIMGLCSILGVATACNEDPEYFTLDEQPDEMHIVASTDKLVLDKGKEDETAITFTWDAASSPVNETDLVTYSLRLYATANKSANNTDFYELDTDRKKSFTHDELNAIIGTWVLPGQEVKVTAQVVCTVHNADKYIKPESSTVEFTVSGYEKYPTYIYIHMTDNEGKVSTQRLGQRNMGTGIYEGTFDVTPCAYHFITVAGGDYPAYGNSGDGLHMVYLNEGEITEFTNTETGRRTFIVDTNNDYNDCRMMEILELPVPETMYMVGNGCSVGWTLNSGDGLFKIENARNPHLYSWTGEFNAGGEIKISLGGSSWGEDPFFFAPEAATDPLTNHDLTKYRLEKDGGDLKWVPTVSGRYKFTFCLDVKDMHTEFVPAN is encoded by the coding sequence ATGAAGAAGATATTCTATCAAATAATGGGGTTGTGCAGCATATTAGGAGTGGCGACAGCCTGTAATGAAGATCCAGAGTACTTCACGCTGGACGAACAGCCTGACGAGATGCATATTGTAGCTTCTACCGATAAGCTGGTGTTGGATAAAGGAAAGGAAGACGAAACTGCGATAACCTTTACTTGGGATGCCGCTAGTAGTCCGGTCAATGAGACTGACTTAGTGACCTACTCGTTACGTTTGTATGCTACGGCAAATAAAAGTGCAAATAATACCGATTTTTATGAATTGGATACTGATCGGAAAAAGAGTTTCACGCATGATGAACTTAATGCTATTATTGGTACTTGGGTGTTGCCGGGGCAAGAGGTTAAAGTTACTGCACAAGTCGTTTGTACCGTTCATAATGCGGACAAATACATAAAGCCGGAATCGTCCACGGTAGAATTTACTGTGTCGGGTTATGAGAAGTATCCTACTTATATTTACATTCACATGACAGATAATGAGGGTAAAGTCTCAACTCAACGGCTAGGACAACGCAACATGGGAACCGGTATTTATGAGGGTACATTTGATGTGACTCCTTGTGCGTATCATTTTATTACAGTAGCAGGTGGAGATTATCCTGCCTACGGTAATAGTGGAGATGGTCTTCATATGGTCTATTTGAATGAGGGTGAAATTACAGAATTTACTAATACAGAAACAGGACGTCGCACTTTCATTGTGGACACTAATAACGATTATAATGATTGCCGTATGATGGAAATTTTAGAACTACCTGTTCCTGAAACAATGTATATGGTAGGTAATGGTTGTTCTGTTGGTTGGACTCTTAATAGTGGTGATGGTCTTTTCAAAATAGAGAATGCTCGTAATCCACACCTGTATTCTTGGACAGGTGAGTTCAATGCTGGCGGTGAAATAAAAATCAGTCTTGGAGGTTCAAGTTGGGGTGAAGATCCGTTCTTCTTTGCTCCGGAGGCCGCTACCGATCCGTTAACAAATCATGACTTGACAAAGTATCGTCTGGAAAAAGATGGCGGTGACCTCAAGTGGGTTCCTACTGTAAGTGGTCGTTACAAGTTTACTTTCTGTTTGGATGTGAAAGATATGCATACAGAGTTTGTTCCTGCAAACTAA
- a CDS encoding glycoside hydrolase family 31 protein, with amino-acid sequence MKNFYLFFLITFFSISLGAQEKSNNVAYEDTNVRFTVISDGTIRMEYAPDGKFINQHSFLAVERNYPAVKFKLKKGAWIELSTSKMKLRYKKNSGAFTAENLQISSMKGLTPAFVWKPGMKQQYNLKGTTRTLDGWDGDKCWGHKADLEDGLLAKDGWTCLDDSNNFLFDGDADNWNWVKTREHVEGAQDWYFMAYGHDYKAALKDYTLFAGRMPLPPRYAFGYWWSRYWMYSDHELRELCKNFENYNIPLDVLVIDMDWHYTDKGRGSWTGWTWNKELFPDYRKLLKDLKADNGLRVTLNLHPAEGVRSYEEQYEAVARDNGVDPATKQEIPWISSKKSFIKSMFKNVLMPMNNAGIDFWWLDWQQEPFDKEVKNLSNTWWLNYIFFSQMERERQTRPLIYHRWGGLGNHRYQVGFSGDTFISWASLDYQTYFNSTASNVLYGYWSHDIGGHQGVDHIDPELYVRWMQFGAFSPILRSHSTKIAGLTKEPWVFSNEVSDILRGIIRQRYNMVPYIYTMAREAYETGLSLCRPMYYDYPETQEAYDYRNQYMFGNDVMVAPATSPMKDGYTEVKVWLPEGQWYEFASGKTLQGGQVLTRYFALDEYPIYIKAGAVLPMYNDKVMNLNGKDETIVLNVIPGKTSSEFTLYEDNGDDKNYQKEFATTAIHSEKTGSKLTLTISPRKGSYKEMPAQRSYQVKVLASAIPESVTVDGQKQDFVYLNEEFALLVDIPQKDCNREKVVAIEYPVSEVNLDGLFGAAKRVAKAMEKLKYRNSYIVFQPDFCKLGSIKEAIRYTPENLDDLSAEFWKSYKNLPALLKDVQKLNEDEVKWFLQLIKYEQ; translated from the coding sequence ATGAAGAACTTTTACTTGTTCTTTTTGATAACTTTCTTTTCAATTTCCTTGGGTGCACAAGAAAAATCGAATAACGTTGCCTATGAGGATACGAATGTACGTTTTACAGTCATTTCTGACGGTACAATTCGTATGGAGTATGCTCCTGATGGTAAATTCATTAATCAACACTCTTTCTTGGCTGTAGAACGTAATTATCCGGCAGTTAAATTCAAACTAAAGAAAGGTGCATGGATTGAGCTTTCTACCTCTAAAATGAAACTGCGTTATAAAAAAAATAGTGGTGCTTTCACTGCCGAGAATCTTCAGATTTCTTCGATGAAAGGGTTGACACCTGCTTTCGTTTGGAAGCCAGGTATGAAGCAACAGTATAATCTGAAAGGCACGACTCGTACACTTGACGGATGGGACGGGGATAAGTGTTGGGGGCACAAAGCGGATTTGGAAGATGGGCTTCTTGCTAAAGACGGGTGGACTTGCTTAGATGACTCCAACAATTTTCTTTTCGATGGTGATGCGGATAACTGGAATTGGGTGAAGACTCGTGAACATGTTGAGGGGGCTCAAGACTGGTATTTTATGGCTTATGGACATGATTATAAAGCTGCATTGAAAGACTATACTCTTTTTGCCGGCCGTATGCCTCTTCCTCCCCGTTATGCTTTCGGTTATTGGTGGAGTCGTTATTGGATGTATAGTGATCATGAATTGCGAGAATTATGCAAGAATTTTGAAAACTATAATATTCCTTTGGATGTGCTTGTAATAGATATGGACTGGCATTATACAGATAAGGGACGGGGGAGTTGGACCGGATGGACATGGAACAAAGAGTTGTTTCCTGATTATCGTAAACTCCTTAAAGATTTGAAAGCTGACAATGGACTACGTGTTACCCTTAACCTGCATCCTGCAGAAGGAGTCCGTAGTTACGAAGAACAATATGAAGCTGTGGCGCGTGATAATGGAGTGGATCCGGCTACTAAACAGGAAATACCTTGGATATCTTCAAAAAAGAGTTTCATAAAAAGTATGTTCAAGAATGTTCTAATGCCTATGAACAATGCCGGAATAGATTTTTGGTGGCTGGATTGGCAGCAGGAACCATTTGATAAAGAAGTGAAAAATCTAAGTAATACTTGGTGGCTGAATTATATATTTTTCTCCCAAATGGAGCGTGAACGTCAGACGCGTCCATTGATTTATCATCGTTGGGGAGGACTTGGAAATCATCGTTATCAGGTGGGCTTTTCGGGTGATACATTTATTTCCTGGGCTAGTCTCGATTACCAGACTTACTTCAACTCTACTGCCAGTAATGTACTTTATGGTTATTGGAGTCATGATATAGGAGGTCACCAGGGTGTAGACCATATTGATCCGGAATTGTATGTTCGTTGGATGCAATTTGGCGCTTTTAGTCCTATTTTACGTTCACATAGTACGAAGATTGCTGGTTTGACAAAAGAGCCTTGGGTATTTAGTAATGAGGTATCTGATATTTTGCGTGGCATCATTCGCCAGCGTTATAATATGGTACCTTATATTTACACAATGGCTCGTGAGGCTTATGAAACAGGACTGTCACTCTGTCGCCCAATGTATTATGATTATCCGGAAACGCAAGAAGCTTATGATTACCGCAATCAATATATGTTTGGTAATGATGTAATGGTAGCTCCTGCAACTTCACCTATGAAGGATGGTTATACCGAAGTGAAAGTATGGCTTCCGGAGGGACAATGGTATGAATTTGCTTCCGGAAAGACGTTGCAAGGGGGACAAGTATTGACTCGTTATTTCGCTCTTGACGAATACCCCATTTATATTAAAGCAGGTGCGGTACTGCCGATGTACAACGATAAAGTGATGAATCTGAACGGTAAGGATGAAACGATTGTTTTGAATGTTATTCCGGGTAAGACTTCTTCTGAATTTACATTGTACGAGGACAATGGCGATGATAAAAATTATCAGAAGGAATTTGCTACGACTGCTATTCACTCTGAAAAGACGGGCTCAAAACTGACGCTAACTATTAGTCCGCGTAAAGGTTCTTATAAGGAAATGCCTGCACAACGTTCTTATCAGGTAAAGGTTCTTGCTTCGGCTATACCTGAAAGTGTGACAGTAGACGGACAGAAACAAGATTTCGTTTACCTGAATGAAGAATTCGCTCTGTTGGTAGATATTCCGCAGAAAGATTGTAATAGAGAAAAAGTGGTTGCAATTGAATATCCTGTTTCCGAAGTCAATTTGGATGGATTATTTGGTGCTGCCAAACGTGTAGCTAAGGCGATGGAGAAATTGAAATATCGTAATTCTTATATTGTTTTTCAACCGGACTTTTGCAAATTGGGCAGCATCAAGGAGGCTATACGTTACACACCAGAGAATTTGGATGATTTGTCTGCTGAGTTTTGGAAGAGTTATAAAAACTTGCCTGCCCTGTTGAAAGATGTTCAAAAACTAAATGAGGATGAGGTGAAATGGTTCTTACAGTTGATTAAATATGAACAATAA